The following are encoded together in the Humulus lupulus chromosome 5, drHumLupu1.1, whole genome shotgun sequence genome:
- the LOC133779144 gene encoding protein FAR1-RELATED SEQUENCE 3-like, translated as MEDIPSTSDPEWENIAAQLNIAIPINEIETSDVLGKLLNSVEKWEEFYKLSAKWTGFSIRRDDVKRVQGHITMRRWVCSYEGYRRESSSERPRKKRPHPLMRTGCQVALRVVRVAGAKREEKIKTDSERALGFLDCLSKKDPNFFVVYQVDEDNCLANLLWPDGTSHLDYVAFRDVLGFDTTYMTNEYNKPLTVMAGVNHHFHTYIFGFALLLHEKQVSYSWLLRVFL; from the exons ATGGAAGACATACCAAGTACGTCCGATCCAGAGTGGGAGAACATAGCTGCCCAACTAAACATAGCTATACCTATCAATGAGATCGAAACATCTGATGTTTTAGGGAAACTGCTTAACTCAGTAGAAAAGTGGGAAGAGTTCTACAAACTCTCTGCCAAATGGACAGGATTTAGCATAAGAAGAGATGATGTCAAACGTGTTCAAGGGCATATAACAATGCGTAGATGGGTTTGTTCCTATGAGGGTTATCGAAGAGAAAGCTCTTCAGAAAGGCCACGAAAAAAAAGACCACACCCTCTCATGAGAACTGGTTGCCAAGTTGCATTGCGCGTGGTTAG AGTGGCTGGTGCAAAACGTGAAGAGAAGATAAAAACCGACTCTGAAAGGGCATTAGGCTTTCTTGATTGCCTCTCTAAGAAGGATCCCAATTTCTTTGTGGTATATCAGGTTGATGAGGACAATTGTCTTGCCAACTTATTATGGCCTGATGGAACCTCGCACTTGGATTATGTTGCCTTTAGAGATGTACTGGGGTTCGACACCACATACATGACCAACGAATACAATAAGCCTCTCACCGTTATGGCTGGTGTCAACCACCATTTCCACACCTATATTTTTGGGTTTGCTCTTCTACTTCATGAGAAGCAAGTCTCTTACTCGTGGCTTCTCAGAGTTTTCCTATAA